A genomic region of Acidobacteriota bacterium contains the following coding sequences:
- the ybeY gene encoding rRNA maturation RNase YbeY, with the protein MIDVINLQRKIPVDLDDYRTFANGISAKIFENQGRKFAIALINDSRMKQLNELFRGKKTTTDVLSFPHEPDEFEPDKDNLGDIVISVEQAQKQAAENGLTLEGEIKQLILHGLLHLCGYDHETDNGEMNARELELREQLDI; encoded by the coding sequence ATGATCGACGTAATTAATCTGCAAAGAAAGATTCCGGTTGATCTCGACGATTACCGAACATTCGCTAATGGAATTAGCGCGAAGATTTTCGAAAACCAAGGGCGGAAATTTGCAATTGCATTGATAAACGACAGCCGCATGAAACAGCTCAACGAACTGTTTCGCGGCAAAAAGACAACTACCGACGTTCTCTCATTCCCGCACGAACCCGACGAATTTGAACCTGACAAGGATAATCTCGGTGACATTGTGATCTCGGTCGAGCAGGCTCAAAAGCAGGCTGCAGAAAATGGCCTGACGCTCGAGGGTGAGATCAAACAGCTTATCCTCCACGGCCTGCTGCACCTCTGCGGGTACGACCACGAAACCGATAACGGCGAAATGAATGCCCGCGAATTGGAACTCCGCGAACAACTAGATATTTGA
- a CDS encoding peroxiredoxin codes for MAMRLGDTAPNFTAETTQGMIDFHEWLGDSWGVLFSHPKDYTPVCTTELGMAARLKPEFDKRNVKVIGLSVDPLASHLDCEKDIEETQGTAVNFPMIADSDRKVSDLYDMIHPNANDTMTVRSVFVIGPDKKVKLTLTYPASTGRNFAELLRVIDSLQLTANYAVATPVNWQDGDDCIIGMGISNEDAKEKFPKGWTEVKPYLRITTQPNK; via the coding sequence ATGGCTATGCGATTGGGTGATACGGCTCCGAATTTCACGGCAGAAACAACACAAGGTATGATCGATTTTCATGAATGGCTGGGGGACAGTTGGGGGGTGCTGTTTTCGCATCCGAAGGATTACACGCCGGTCTGTACGACCGAACTGGGAATGGCGGCGAGGTTGAAGCCGGAGTTTGATAAGCGGAACGTGAAGGTCATCGGGCTGAGCGTCGATCCGCTTGCATCACATCTCGATTGTGAAAAGGATATCGAGGAAACGCAGGGCACGGCTGTTAATTTCCCGATGATCGCGGACAGCGACCGCAAGGTGTCGGACCTTTACGACATGATCCACCCGAACGCCAATGACACCATGACCGTTCGCTCGGTCTTTGTCATCGGCCCGGACAAAAAGGTGAAATTAACGCTGACCTATCCGGCATCGACGGGACGGAACTTTGCGGAATTGCTGCGTGTGATCGATTCCCTGCAGCTGACCGCCAACTACGCCGTCGCCACGCCAGTTAACTGGCAGGACGGTGACGACTGCATCATCGGCATGGGCATCTCGAACGAAGACGCGAAAGAGAAATTCCCCAAAGGCTGGACAGAGGTGAAACCATATCTGCGGATTACAACGCAGCCGAATAAATAG
- the atpC gene encoding ATP synthase F1 subunit epsilon yields the protein MLRLEIVTPEKRVFDAEVDSVTVMTATGEAGILPNHAPLISALKPGILTYSSKGASDKLAISGGFVEVNGNNVSVLADTAFAAEDIDVAEAKADKEAAEKAFAAVAAGAIEDTEFARNQIEAANVRIQLAAGK from the coding sequence ATGCTTAGATTAGAAATTGTAACTCCTGAAAAGCGTGTTTTTGACGCCGAAGTGGATTCGGTGACGGTGATGACAGCGACTGGCGAAGCAGGCATTTTGCCGAATCATGCTCCGCTTATTTCTGCATTAAAACCTGGAATATTGACATATTCTTCCAAAGGAGCGAGCGACAAGCTTGCTATTTCCGGTGGATTTGTTGAAGTCAACGGTAATAATGTGTCTGTACTTGCAGATACGGCCTTTGCGGCTGAAGATATCGACGTAGCCGAAGCGAAAGCTGACAAAGAAGCAGCTGAAAAGGCATTTGCTGCGGTAGCCGCGGGCGCAATCGAAGACACTGAGTTCGCACGAAACCAGATCGAAGCTGCGAATGTTCGAATACAATTGGCAGCGGGTAAATAG
- the atpD gene encoding F0F1 ATP synthase subunit beta, with protein sequence MANEGSGQVGTVVQIIGPVVDVEFSNNYLPPIYQALRITSEGFDGENIDVVAEVQQHLGEGRVRAVSMLPTDGMVRGMKVIDLGGPIQVPVGGATLGRVMNVIGDPVDELGPVNSETRSSIHRHAPSFDEQSTQLEMFETGIKVIDLVQPFLRGGKIGLFGGAGVGKTVLIMELINNVAIGSDGFSVFAGVGERTREGNDLLREMVESKVIKYGDAFNEHMEKTGEFDLTKVDKDEIKGSKVSLVYGQMTEPPGARLRVALSGLTVAEYFRDQGNDVLFFVDNIFRFTQAGSEVSALLGRMPSAVGYQPTLASEMGEMQERITSTKTGAITSIQAVYVPADDYTDPAPATTFAHLDAVTALSRQIVELGIYPAVDPLASNSRILDPQIVGEDHYNTAQAVKKILQRYKDLQDIIAILGLDELSEDDKETVARARKIQRFFSQPFFVGEQFTGLKGEYVKVEDTIKGFREILEGKCDDMPEQSFYMVGTIEQAREKAKKMAAAA encoded by the coding sequence ATGGCTAATGAAGGAAGCGGACAGGTCGGGACAGTTGTACAGATCATCGGACCGGTCGTTGACGTAGAATTTTCAAACAATTATCTGCCGCCGATCTATCAGGCACTGCGGATCACGAGCGAAGGCTTTGACGGTGAGAACATCGATGTCGTTGCCGAAGTCCAACAGCACCTCGGCGAAGGCCGGGTCCGTGCCGTTTCGATGCTTCCGACCGATGGTATGGTCCGCGGGATGAAGGTCATCGATCTCGGCGGCCCGATCCAGGTGCCGGTAGGCGGGGCGACATTGGGCCGCGTGATGAATGTGATCGGCGATCCGGTGGACGAACTCGGCCCGGTTAACTCGGAAACGAGATCATCGATCCATCGCCACGCACCTTCGTTTGACGAGCAATCGACACAGCTCGAAATGTTCGAAACGGGGATCAAGGTCATTGACCTTGTGCAGCCGTTCCTCCGCGGCGGTAAGATCGGCCTGTTCGGCGGTGCCGGCGTGGGCAAAACGGTTTTGATCATGGAATTGATCAACAACGTTGCGATCGGTTCGGACGGTTTCTCGGTATTCGCCGGTGTGGGTGAGCGTACGCGTGAGGGGAACGATCTGCTCCGCGAAATGGTCGAGTCGAAAGTTATCAAATACGGCGATGCTTTTAACGAGCACATGGAAAAAACCGGCGAATTCGATCTTACAAAGGTTGATAAGGACGAGATCAAAGGTTCCAAAGTATCGCTCGTTTACGGCCAGATGACCGAACCGCCGGGAGCACGTCTTCGTGTTGCTTTGTCAGGCCTTACTGTAGCAGAGTATTTCCGCGACCAAGGGAATGACGTGCTTTTCTTCGTCGACAACATTTTCCGCTTTACGCAGGCAGGTTCAGAAGTATCAGCACTTCTCGGACGTATGCCGTCTGCTGTGGGCTACCAGCCGACGCTTGCGTCAGAAATGGGCGAGATGCAGGAACGCATCACTTCGACCAAGACCGGTGCTATTACGTCGATCCAGGCCGTTTACGTGCCCGCCGACGACTATACTGATCCGGCACCTGCGACGACGTTTGCTCACCTTGATGCTGTTACGGCTCTGTCGCGTCAGATCGTGGAATTGGGCATTTACCCGGCGGTCGATCCGCTCGCTTCGAACTCACGTATTCTCGATCCGCAGATCGTTGGTGAAGATCACTATAATACCGCACAGGCGGTAAAGAAGATCCTTCAGCGTTATAAGGATCTGCAGGACATCATCGCGATTCTTGGGCTTGATGAATTGAGCGAAGACGACAAAGAGACAGTGGCGCGTGCCCGTAAGATCCAGCGTTTCTTCTCACAGCCCTTCTTTGTTGGTGAGCAGTTCACTGGTCTCAAAGGGGAGTATGTGAAGGTCGAAGACACGATCAAGGGTTTCCGCGAGATCCTCGAAGGCAAATGCGATGACATGCCGGAACAGTCGTTCTACATGGTTGGCACGATCGAGCAAGCTCGCGAGAAAGCGAAGAAGATGGCTGCTGCCGCTTAG
- a CDS encoding PIG-L family deacetylase, with amino-acid sequence MKLSIFNKSSAAFVAVLVTFQLLIPAAASAQVRSVNDYGAIGLAQLLKRLNTTASVMMIGAHPDDEDSALLAYLARGENARTAYLSLTRGDGGQNIIGPELFESLGVIRTEELLQARRLDGAEQYFARAFDYGFSKTLDEAKRKWDERVVLCDTVRAIRKFKPLVVISRFSGTSADGHGQHQYAGYISPLAVKAAADPEQCKDAGFAWEVSKFYVGQGFSANSTASLRSNTGAYDQILGRSYFEIAMEGRSQHKSQGEGRLELKGEIYSGLNLKFGATDVSAKESSPFDGLDTSIKGIARITNNSEERVGRILATLEQKLVEIGSKYRVDDPKGIVAELASAYNIAADGERSTRKPFTKEMFEAVQENLANAMMIAAGIQFDALVDRETVVPGESILSTVNVYYPKTEDIKIQEISMKTPRRWEVVNAEAPKEGNPGFNRRESPNQSAYFNVKVPADAKVTQPYWLEDPRDGDLFRWPATADQNQPFDPQSLGAAIKMNVYGAEVTFLRPVQFRYADATRGEIRRDLNLVPALSVSVDQKLLIVPQSNKPQTRTLTVGITNHSAKPTTGVAGLVINTPNEWKVTAENRTFDLKKKGEQTSVAFVVTIPAKTKPGSYNVFANASVGESLASQTMNTIAYPHIQTHRFYTRAETKVEVLDLKVAPVKVGYIMGSGDEVADSVKKMGVEVTMLDEKDLASGELARFDTIIVGIRATETRPDYVANNQRLLDYVKNGGNLMVQYQRAGLQQILPFPAAGNVRVVDENAKVTILQPQHPAFNFPNKITDADFTGWVQERNAYNLNTFDAKYVSLLESHDAGEAENKGGLVVAEIGKGKFIYCSYSFFRQLPSGVSGAYRLFANLISIPKSAK; translated from the coding sequence ATGAAGCTCAGTATTTTCAACAAATCCTCCGCAGCGTTTGTCGCAGTTCTTGTCACTTTCCAACTCTTGATCCCTGCGGCTGCCTCAGCACAGGTACGATCGGTCAATGATTACGGTGCGATCGGCCTTGCTCAACTGTTAAAACGCCTGAACACAACTGCCAGTGTAATGATGATAGGTGCCCATCCCGACGACGAAGATTCGGCCCTGCTTGCGTATCTGGCTCGAGGCGAAAATGCCCGAACCGCTTATCTATCACTTACACGCGGCGACGGAGGACAAAATATCATCGGCCCCGAACTATTCGAATCGCTCGGCGTTATCCGCACAGAAGAGTTATTGCAGGCGAGACGCCTCGACGGTGCCGAACAGTATTTTGCCCGTGCTTTTGATTATGGATTTTCAAAAACTCTTGACGAAGCAAAGAGAAAATGGGACGAAAGGGTCGTCCTGTGCGACACCGTGCGAGCGATCCGAAAATTTAAGCCGCTGGTGGTCATCTCGCGATTTTCAGGCACCTCGGCTGACGGTCACGGCCAGCACCAATACGCCGGCTACATTTCTCCGCTTGCGGTAAAAGCGGCCGCTGACCCTGAGCAGTGCAAGGACGCGGGATTTGCCTGGGAAGTATCGAAGTTCTACGTTGGACAAGGTTTTTCCGCTAATTCGACAGCATCACTCAGATCAAATACCGGTGCATATGATCAGATCCTCGGCCGATCATATTTTGAGATCGCCATGGAAGGCCGGAGCCAGCACAAATCACAAGGCGAAGGCCGTTTGGAATTGAAGGGCGAGATATATTCCGGTCTTAACTTAAAGTTCGGTGCAACTGATGTTTCGGCCAAAGAATCGTCTCCATTTGACGGGCTGGATACCTCGATCAAGGGAATTGCTAGGATCACCAATAATTCGGAAGAGCGTGTGGGCCGTATCTTGGCGACGCTCGAACAAAAGCTGGTCGAGATCGGCTCAAAATATCGCGTTGATGACCCCAAAGGGATCGTAGCTGAGCTGGCGAGTGCTTACAATATTGCCGCAGATGGCGAGCGTTCGACCCGCAAACCATTTACGAAGGAGATGTTCGAGGCCGTCCAGGAAAATCTGGCCAACGCGATGATGATCGCCGCGGGAATTCAATTCGACGCACTTGTTGATAGAGAGACCGTCGTGCCGGGCGAGAGCATATTATCGACAGTCAATGTCTATTATCCAAAGACGGAAGATATCAAGATACAGGAGATATCAATGAAAACTCCTCGTCGATGGGAGGTAGTAAATGCCGAAGCTCCGAAGGAAGGGAATCCGGGCTTTAACCGTCGCGAAAGTCCAAATCAGTCGGCCTATTTCAATGTGAAGGTTCCGGCCGACGCGAAGGTCACCCAGCCTTATTGGCTCGAAGATCCTCGTGATGGAGACCTATTTCGTTGGCCTGCGACCGCCGATCAAAACCAGCCGTTTGACCCTCAGAGCTTGGGTGCGGCCATAAAAATGAATGTGTATGGTGCGGAAGTCACTTTTCTTCGGCCGGTTCAGTTCCGTTATGCCGATGCGACGAGGGGTGAGATCCGCCGCGATCTGAACCTCGTCCCCGCCCTATCGGTAAGCGTAGATCAAAAACTGCTCATCGTGCCGCAAAGCAATAAACCGCAGACACGCACGCTCACGGTCGGTATCACAAACCATTCCGCAAAACCAACTACAGGTGTTGCCGGACTCGTCATTAACACGCCGAACGAATGGAAAGTGACCGCCGAAAACCGCACATTCGATCTAAAGAAAAAGGGCGAGCAGACGAGTGTTGCATTCGTTGTTACGATTCCGGCGAAGACCAAGCCCGGAAGCTATAACGTCTTCGCGAACGCATCCGTGGGCGAAAGCCTCGCTTCGCAGACGATGAACACCATCGCCTATCCGCATATCCAGACGCACCGCTTTTACACGCGTGCCGAGACAAAGGTCGAGGTGCTTGATCTTAAGGTCGCGCCTGTCAAGGTCGGCTACATTATGGGCAGCGGCGATGAGGTTGCTGATTCCGTCAAAAAAATGGGCGTGGAAGTGACGATGCTTGACGAAAAAGATCTCGCTTCCGGCGAACTTGCAAGATTTGATACTATCATCGTCGGCATTCGTGCGACCGAGACGCGGCCCGATTATGTGGCGAACAACCAGCGTCTACTCGATTATGTAAAGAACGGCGGGAATCTGATGGTTCAATACCAACGAGCGGGCCTGCAGCAAATACTGCCTTTTCCCGCCGCCGGCAATGTACGCGTCGTTGACGAGAATGCCAAAGTGACGATCCTCCAGCCGCAGCACCCGGCCTTCAATTTTCCGAACAAGATAACGGATGCCGATTTCACCGGTTGGGTGCAGGAGCGTAATGCCTACAATCTCAATACATTTGACGCCAAATATGTCTCGCTGCTCGAATCTCACGATGCGGGCGAAGCCGAAAACAAGGGCGGTCTGGTTGTTGCGGAGATCGGCAAAGGGAAGTTCATATATTGCAGCTATTCGTTCTTCAGGCAGCTGCCATCAGGGGTATCGGGTGCATACAGACTGTTCGCAAATCTGATCAGTATTCCAAAGTCGGCAAAATAG
- a CDS encoding sodium:solute symporter, translated as MRSLDWAIVAAYLVYVVWDGIRMTKHTGTKEGYFLADRGLPWWAVGLSVMATQLSAITLVGTTGQAYSDGMRFIQFYYGLPFAMIILCVTVVPFFHKANVFTAYEYLEKRFDVKVRTLTSFFFLISRGLGVGTIISAPSIVLSIVFGWNLTATIFAIGLSTTIYTVFGGVQAVTWTDVKQMIVIFFGLGVCFLVILWSFPTGVSLGDGLHLAGSLGKLNMVDTTFDLKEKYTIWSGLIGGLFLMLGYFGCDQSQVQRFLTAKSVAQGRTSLMMSAFLKIPMQFGILLIGIMVFIFYQFSAPPIVFNKAEVAKAQQTEQFREIQSKYDAAHAARREAAISFSTGDEVTRQSYIDADKKFNESRKEAVAFVRQTSNPTFNDVNYVFPTFVLENMPIGVIGLLISVIFAAVMSSISAELNSLATATTIDFYRRLYKPEATDSHYVLVGRLSTFIWGVFACIVALFATNLGSLIEVVNKFGSFFYGSLLGVFVLAFVVRRARARGAFFGLLFGIASVWTASLFTDIEFLWFNVIGCLVTVFAGYLISLTVRKDPKAGEPIETLI; from the coding sequence ATGAGATCACTGGACTGGGCAATTGTGGCGGCGTATTTGGTTTATGTCGTTTGGGACGGCATCCGCATGACCAAGCACACGGGCACCAAAGAAGGCTATTTTCTTGCCGATCGCGGTTTGCCGTGGTGGGCCGTCGGATTGTCAGTGATGGCGACTCAGCTTTCGGCTATCACGCTCGTCGGTACGACCGGACAAGCCTACAGCGACGGAATGCGCTTCATACAGTTCTACTACGGGCTGCCGTTCGCGATGATCATCCTTTGTGTGACCGTGGTGCCTTTTTTTCACAAGGCAAACGTCTTTACAGCATATGAATACCTTGAAAAGAGGTTTGATGTAAAGGTCCGCACGCTGACCAGTTTTTTCTTTCTCATCTCGCGCGGACTCGGCGTCGGCACGATCATATCGGCGCCGTCAATTGTCCTGTCGATAGTATTTGGCTGGAATCTGACGGCAACGATATTTGCGATCGGGCTTTCGACGACGATCTATACGGTCTTTGGCGGTGTTCAGGCGGTTACGTGGACCGACGTCAAGCAGATGATTGTCATCTTTTTCGGGCTCGGCGTTTGTTTTCTGGTCATATTGTGGAGCTTTCCAACGGGTGTATCGCTTGGCGACGGGCTTCATCTTGCCGGAAGTCTCGGCAAACTCAACATGGTCGACACGACCTTTGACCTGAAAGAGAAATACACGATCTGGTCAGGCCTGATCGGCGGACTTTTTCTGATGCTCGGTTATTTTGGCTGCGATCAGAGCCAGGTCCAGCGGTTCTTGACTGCCAAGTCGGTCGCTCAGGGGCGGACATCGCTCATGATGAGTGCATTCCTCAAAATACCGATGCAGTTCGGCATTTTGCTGATCGGAATCATGGTGTTTATCTTTTACCAGTTTTCCGCCCCGCCGATCGTATTTAACAAAGCCGAGGTCGCTAAGGCACAGCAAACTGAACAGTTTCGCGAGATTCAGAGCAAATATGATGCTGCCCACGCTGCGAGGCGTGAGGCGGCGATCAGCTTTTCGACAGGTGATGAGGTTACCCGTCAGAGCTACATCGACGCGGACAAAAAGTTCAACGAAAGCCGCAAAGAAGCTGTGGCATTTGTCAGGCAGACCAGCAACCCAACGTTCAACGACGTCAATTATGTCTTCCCGACATTTGTCCTCGAGAATATGCCGATCGGCGTAATCGGCCTATTGATATCTGTGATATTTGCGGCAGTGATGTCGTCGATATCGGCCGAGCTTAATTCTCTTGCGACAGCGACGACGATCGACTTTTACCGGCGGCTTTACAAGCCTGAGGCGACTGATTCGCACTACGTATTGGTGGGGCGTCTCAGCACGTTCATTTGGGGCGTATTTGCATGCATTGTCGCTCTATTTGCGACCAATCTTGGTTCGCTCATCGAGGTTGTCAACAAATTCGGCTCGTTTTTCTATGGATCACTGCTTGGTGTATTTGTTCTGGCCTTTGTCGTAAGAAGAGCGAGAGCAAGAGGTGCATTCTTTGGCCTACTCTTTGGGATCGCCTCAGTTTGGACCGCGAGTTTGTTTACAGACATTGAATTCCTTTGGTTCAACGTGATCGGCTGTCTGGTCACCGTTTTTGCAGGTTATTTAATTAGTTTGACCGTACGGAAAGATCCTAAGGCCGGGGAGCCGATCGAGACATTGATATGA
- a CDS encoding HlyC/CorC family transporter, with amino-acid sequence MEIEIVVAVIILLALVFLATVDMAFSHLSDVSLRRISADAELAQKQTSAQFLREIIDNRARFRFALSSVIQILLISFAVLLTIIVLSFTTSRNWLLFFALVIGLAATVILRQIVPRLVVRNNTEKKLLFLLPAVRPIYAIASIIVEPFVTRSNTKEANRLETTASPDAQDDRDDDNDDDFQALMEVGEAEGIIEEDERALIETVVEFGDTRVGEIMTPRTEIVALPIDATVRQARDTIIAEKFSRLPVYRDSIDNIEGLIYVRDLLVSWSEGKEDMPVNEILRDALFVPETKTADELLKSMQSGHVQIAIVIDEYGGVAGLVTVEDLLEEIVGEIEDEDSSQEEIIEIVEAGGGHWDVLGSTEVDKIERLVDLELEDEDYNTIAGLVTSEAGYVPKVGDKLNLRGLDIEIIKADEKRIQLLRLRKAVEDDESDSSSDA; translated from the coding sequence ATGGAAATTGAGATAGTCGTTGCCGTTATCATTCTGCTCGCATTGGTCTTCCTGGCGACGGTCGATATGGCGTTCTCTCACCTGTCAGACGTCAGCCTGCGGCGCATATCGGCGGATGCTGAGCTGGCACAAAAACAAACATCTGCTCAGTTCCTTCGTGAGATCATCGACAATCGTGCGAGGTTCCGCTTTGCCCTATCGTCGGTCATTCAGATCCTCTTGATCTCGTTTGCCGTGCTGCTGACGATCATCGTACTTTCGTTTACGACCAGCCGAAACTGGCTGCTTTTCTTCGCACTTGTGATCGGTTTGGCGGCGACGGTGATACTTCGTCAGATCGTGCCGCGGCTTGTAGTCCGGAATAACACTGAGAAGAAGCTGCTCTTTTTGCTGCCCGCCGTGCGGCCGATCTATGCAATCGCGTCGATCATCGTCGAGCCTTTTGTCACTCGTTCCAACACCAAAGAGGCGAATCGCCTCGAAACGACCGCCTCGCCCGACGCTCAGGACGACCGTGACGACGACAACGACGACGATTTCCAAGCTCTGATGGAGGTCGGCGAGGCCGAGGGCATTATCGAGGAGGACGAACGTGCCCTGATCGAGACGGTCGTCGAATTCGGCGACACACGGGTCGGCGAGATAATGACGCCGCGGACCGAGATCGTGGCGCTTCCGATCGACGCGACCGTTCGACAGGCACGCGATACGATCATCGCTGAGAAATTCTCACGTCTGCCGGTCTACCGCGACAGCATTGACAATATCGAAGGCCTGATCTACGTCCGCGACCTGCTCGTCTCCTGGTCCGAAGGCAAAGAGGACATGCCGGTCAACGAGATATTGCGCGACGCTCTGTTTGTGCCCGAGACCAAGACTGCCGACGAACTGCTCAAATCAATGCAGAGCGGCCACGTTCAGATCGCGATCGTCATCGACGAATACGGCGGCGTCGCCGGCCTCGTCACGGTCGAGGACCTGCTCGAAGAGATCGTCGGCGAGATCGAGGACGAGGACAGCTCGCAGGAAGAGATCATCGAGATCGTCGAGGCCGGAGGCGGCCATTGGGACGTGCTCGGCTCGACCGAGGTCGACAAGATCGAACGCCTCGTCGATCTCGAACTCGAAGACGAAGACTACAACACGATCGCCGGCCTCGTCACCTCTGAGGCGGGCTACGTCCCCAAGGTCGGCGACAAACTAAACTTGCGCGGCCTCGACATCGAGATAATCAAGGCCGACGAAAAACGCATCCAACTACTCCGCCTACGAAAGGCGGTAGAGGACGATGAAAGCGACAGCTCGTCCGACGCCTAA
- a CDS encoding PhoH family protein yields MSFRSMVTKPISRRSSRYWTISKSFSTGGNVFSDKELRDAFKQIAEDRTYRLTDHFLKARFNPTGKKQVAPKTANQRKYLDAIAANDLVFGIGVAGTGKSYLAVAMAVDALFKKQVSRIVLTRPAVEAGERLGFLPGDLQEKVDPYLRPLYDALFDLVDAEKVTKMLEKRIIEIAPLAFMRGRTLSDAFIILDEAQNTTSEQMKMFLTRIGPGSKAVVTGDKTQIDLPGHQRSGIKEAEAILQDIEGIAFVHFTDQDVVRHRLVQAIVQAYDAHSAKNQSDDRRN; encoded by the coding sequence ATGAGTTTCAGATCGATGGTGACGAAGCCGATATCGCGACGGTCGAGCAGATACTGGACGATTTCGAAGAGCTTTTCAACGGGCGGCAATGTTTTCAGTGATAAAGAGCTGCGGGACGCTTTCAAACAGATCGCCGAGGACCGGACCTACCGACTGACGGACCACTTTCTAAAAGCACGTTTCAATCCAACCGGCAAGAAACAGGTCGCACCGAAAACCGCGAATCAACGCAAATATCTCGACGCGATCGCTGCCAATGACCTCGTATTTGGCATCGGTGTTGCGGGAACTGGGAAGAGTTACCTCGCAGTTGCAATGGCGGTTGATGCGTTGTTCAAAAAACAGGTCAGCCGCATAGTGCTTACTCGTCCCGCAGTCGAAGCTGGCGAACGGCTTGGCTTTTTGCCCGGCGATCTACAGGAAAAGGTCGATCCCTACTTAAGGCCGCTTTACGACGCGCTTTTCGATCTGGTCGACGCTGAAAAGGTCACGAAGATGCTCGAAAAGCGTATCATCGAGATCGCTCCGCTCGCATTTATGCGTGGCCGAACGCTGTCTGACGCGTTTATCATTCTCGACGAGGCTCAAAACACGACGAGCGAGCAGATGAAGATGTTCCTCACCCGCATCGGCCCGGGTTCAAAGGCCGTCGTCACCGGCGACAAAACCCAGATCGACCTCCCCGGCCATCAACGCTCAGGCATCAAGGAAGCCGAAGCCATACTGCAAGACATCGAAGGCATCGCCTTCGTCCACTTCACCGATCAGGACGTTGTTCGGCACAGGCTGGTGCAGGCTATCGTGCAAGCATATGATGCACATTCGGCAAAAAATCAATCAGATGATCGACGTAATTAA
- a CDS encoding chorismate mutase, which produces MTIQEKRKEIDAIDAAIIELLIWRSSAARDISMLKLSAGLPISDRSRESDVISNATRIAAGKVTDEAILQIYEAIMAESRRVQQAVRYEVLRHGALR; this is translated from the coding sequence ATGACCATCCAAGAGAAAAGAAAAGAGATCGACGCCATCGACGCTGCAATTATCGAGTTGCTGATCTGGCGGTCAAGTGCGGCCCGAGATATATCGATGCTTAAGCTCAGTGCCGGTTTGCCGATCTCCGACCGCTCTCGCGAATCCGATGTGATCTCAAACGCGACACGGATCGCGGCGGGGAAGGTCACTGACGAGGCGATACTGCAGATATACGAGGCGATAATGGCGGAGTCGAGGCGGGTTCAGCAAGCCGTTCGTTATGAAGTTCTGCGACATGGAGCCTTACGATGA